A section of the Paracoccaceae bacterium genome encodes:
- a CDS encoding cytidine deaminase, producing the protein MPKVANHTNSPAACNQRAPAPRLRHALMKGQQMTLLDAARLVRDNAHAPYSNFRVGAAIRAADGVVYTGCNVENAAYPEGTCAEAGAIAAMVAAGQTRIQEVAVIADAPRPVPPCGGCRQKLAEFATADVTVTMATAGGATRQTTVGELLPGAFGADDLA; encoded by the coding sequence CTGCCAAAGGTTGCGAACCACACCAATTCCCCAGCCGCTTGCAATCAGCGCGCGCCCGCGCCACGCTTGCGGCATGCTTTAATGAAAGGCCAGCAGATGACGCTTTTGGATGCAGCGCGCTTGGTGCGTGACAACGCCCATGCCCCCTATTCGAACTTCAGGGTCGGCGCGGCGATCCGGGCTGCTGACGGCGTTGTTTACACCGGTTGCAACGTGGAAAACGCGGCCTATCCCGAAGGAACCTGCGCCGAGGCGGGTGCGATTGCGGCGATGGTTGCCGCCGGTCAGACGCGCATTCAGGAGGTTGCGGTGATCGCTGATGCACCGCGCCCGGTTCCGCCCTGCGGCGGCTGCCGCCAGAAGCTGGCTGAATTCGCAACCGCCGACGTGACGGTCACGATGGCCACGGCCGGGGGCGCGACACGTCAAACCACCGTCGGCGAACTGCTGCCCGGAGCCTTCGGCGCGGACGATCTGGCATGA